In the genome of Eublepharis macularius isolate TG4126 chromosome 10, MPM_Emac_v1.0, whole genome shotgun sequence, the window GAAATCTAGATCGATagactttccttttaaaaatgaataaataaagccTGTTTATGCACATGGGGGAAAGACTGCGTGAACTAAAATGGGCATGATTATTCGAATCCTTGTGTATTTCTGTTTTCCTCCTGTAGGTGTCACCACCTTCCCTAGTTCCAAAACAGCTGCAGACATGCCTGAGCGGGGAGGGGGTGCAGGAGGGAAACTTCTGTTTTAACATATAGCAAGTAGCTGTGGTATATACGCCATGCAGCTGCAAGTTTTGGTTTGCCATCAAGTGTACCCTTATCAGGTAGCAGCAACTGGTCCCAGATTCCTAAGGCAGGTAACCCTACAACACGTGTTTCCACACACAAATGTATCCCACTCATACATTACTCTTTCGATTGCACATGGCGTGTGAAGCAGCTTTACATGCTGTTGTAAAGTGGGCACcttgtctgctttttctcccGTGCCGACAGCAATCCACACCGGGCATGATCAATCGATTTAATCAGTTGGATTTTGATGGATCAGTTTAATCGGTTAAAGGCAACGCATGATCCtgatatttgtatatttttaaccGAAGTTTCTTTTAACCTGTATATTGTATAGCAGATAACATTTTGTTTTATAAGCTTGAATCTGGCTGTCAACCGTAATAAAACTTACCATACTGATCCTTTACTTATTGCAAAGCTAATATTAAATGGAagttttgcatttgttttaatttataaacATGCAGCTAGCAAGCCTGACCTTTTCTGTCCTCACGTCAtttttttttccctcccaggGATTCCCGGTAACAAAGAAGTGCACGTTTTCAATCTGACCTCGCTCACAAAGTCCGAGAACATCTTGTCAGCTCTGCTGCATTATTATGTTGGGGACCTTCAGAACAGCAGCGTAAATTGCCCTCGCCTCAAGGGCTGCTTTCATCATGGGCCCAGGAAACCTGATGTGCAGATCAACCTCTCGCTGTTGAGTTTTCCGTCATCAGGAAACCAGAGTCGGACCTTGGGACGTTACTCAATCAATATCTCCACTGCGTATCGGGATGTCCTTTCTTGGCAGTGGAAGAACATCACCCATGTCCTGAGCAAggcaaaacagaataatgaactACTCATCGGAGTCAAAATGGCCTCCCTCGGCCATCACTCTTGGAAGAGGATGCATCCAACTTATGAACCCTACATCCTTGTCTATGCAAATGACTCCGCCATTTCAGAACCGGAGAGTGTCGTTTCTAGCTTGCAAGGGCACTGGACTCCCCTGCCCGGAGGATTCTCTAAATTCGACAGCCATTCCAAAGCTGGTCTGGGTGAACGGCGAGAAAAGCGCTCCACCGGCATCCTCTTGCCTTTGCAGAACAACGAGCTTCCAGGTGCGGAGTATCAATACAGCGAGAATGAAGGATGGGAAGAAAGGAAGCACTACAAAACGCTCCAGCCGCGGCTGGCCGAGAGGACCAAGAACAAGAAAAAGCAGAGGAAAAACAATAATCAAAAAAGCCAGACGCTCCAGTTTGACGAGCAGACCCTCAAAAAGGCAAGGAGGAAGCAGTGGAATGAGCCGCGCTATTGTGCGCGGCGCTACCTCAAAGTGGACTTCGCAGATATTGGCTGGAATGAATGGATTATTTCTCCTAAATCTTTCGATGCCTATTATTGCTCAGGTGAATGCCAGTTCCCTATTCCAAAGGTacagtatttctttttttaaaatatctgttatTCTTACTCTATCACTGCCATGCAGGGGAATACCTATTCACCCCTTTAACAAACTGCATGTGGTTTGTTTCTTTACAAGCACCAATAAAATCCAGCTGGATTGTTATTAAACGATAGCATGCCATAAATAGGCAATTTGTTTAATGGCTATTCTTTAAGGGCTTTTGCAGAAATGACTGAGTACGAAGTCAGAAGTGGTTCACTCAGCgatataaaaaaaaacattagaggGAGAATTACAGGAGGCTTTTGTGTAGAATCCACATTTGCTATAAATTTCTTATTGGGTAATAATAACGTGTGAACTCATAGATGCCCTATTAATCATTTCTTATATCCCCTGCATGCCCATATCTAAAAATACGACAGTGTCTAATGCTTTATAAAAGCTGTAGCCCATTCCTAAAGCTCACAGTACCGGCAATAAATGCTGTGGATTGGGTGCCGGAAGGCAcaagccccagggctttttttcagctggaacgtggtggaacggagttccagaacctcttgaaaatggtcacatggctggtggctccaccccctgatctccagacagaggggagtttagattgccctctgctccgctggagcggcgcggagcgcaatctaaactcccctctgtctggagattggggtggggccaccagccatgtgaccattttcgccgagggcgaaattgcccttggcgatttttaaaaactcctcccttgtttcagctgacccaaactgacgtcattggccctgggatcatgcgtgcactttgcgcatgcacatgtggtaccaggggcaccacctcccaccaagagttgctccctgtgctggcaacccactaagttccaccacctcttttcccagaaaaaaagccctgcccaaggcTATAAGCCTCTGAattccagtgctaggaggcaacgttCAGGGAAGGCCTCTaggcctgtttgttggccctgtaGGACAAGTGGTTGGCCCTTATGTGAATGAGATACTGGGCTAGGTGGGACATTGATCTGATCTAGGAAAGCACCTCTTATGAGGGTTCTGCATATGTCAAAAAATACATGGCTGTGTGGGGCAGAGGGGCAGATCACGCCAGCTGGCTCTGCCCCGAACTGGTCCGTCAGAACGTCTGGAGAGAGTCTCTGCTCGCCCGTTGTACATTTCATGTGACGTGAACGCCGTGATCCATTGCAACGAGAGATGTGACTGAATTTTGCAAGTTTCCTACTTCAAGTTGAatcaccccctccccatttcagttttgtttctccCTTCTGAGAAACGAACCCGCAAGTCTTTCTTTTCAGTTTGCAGTTTCTCTTTCCTTGTGTTAAGTTTTCCCCATGAAAGTTAATGCATTTTCAGTGTTAGTTTTTAACAAGCTGTGTGGCAACGATGTACAACTTTTACTTTATGTGAAAGGAAGAACGGTCAACCGCAGCAACAAATCCAAGGCAAACCGAAACCAGTGACCATGGGAAAAAATCTAAAAGAAGCAAACAACAGCCATAGTATATTAGCTTTCACTACAAATTCTATTGGTGTCTGCTGGTGACTACATTGCAGACTTTTCCCAGTCCTTCTCACTCACTCTAGTTATCCAGATTCAGGCCTGATCTAAATACAACTTACCAAGTTTGGGGTTGTCGACTGACAAGATGTCTGGCTTGAGGACCTGCCATGAGTTCATAACTGCAAACAATAAAATGGGTTGCATGTTAGAAAGGATTTTTACAAACATTGTGATGCATTTCCTTCACCCCTTTCTCCCTGCTTGCTTTGGTTGCAGTCATAAaagagcctgtgtgtgtgtgtgtgagagagagagagagagccaagctacaagtgacgaattacacttgcctggcaagtgaacagactcacacgtgtgttcctccctgttcacttgccctccacgtagtgatcaagtgaagcacaagtgaatggcaagtgaacagggaggaagacacgtgagtctgttcacttgccaggcaagtgtcattcgtcacttgtatcttggctcagagaagcacaaaactcccatcacacacgtgatacaaagtccttgtgtttttCCCCTACATGAGGGCTTTATCATGTGTTGATGGAGCCTTATCACATCAGCACCTCGACAAATAAAATTGTAGTAGTTTTATTAATGTTAATAGCAATTTGATCTGGTCTTTCTGCGACCTAACACCAAGGATTTAACATTATGGTCATCTCTTAAGCTCTCTTCTGGGTTAAGGCTGTGTCAGCAGTTCCAAATTTCCACCTTGTAGATTTATAAGGATTTGAATTTAATTTAGAAAGAATCCTCTGGAGGTTCAGCAGAGCCAAGGAACAGCAATATGTGATTATGCATGCACATAAAGATGTGTTATATATAAAACATAATATTTTAGAATAAATCCATCAATTTGGATCCTAGGTACAAAGAGAACACAAAAAAAATGCTCCTTACGGTTAGAATATCACCTGCATTGGTTGTTTCCATCCTGTCACACGGAAATATGGGCAAGTGACGTTTTTATCGCCATGCCAGGAAaagtgagagctgctgtagcacagtggttaagtggttcagctgcaaatcagtgcTTTactggtttatttttattttattttatttactttgcatttctattccgccctccctgcgaagggctcagggcggattacagcaaattaaaaatattaaaattttcattcatacaatataaaaacaatcaaaatttAAAAACGTTCAATCATaaatatacattaatatataataaatatagtgctgaatcccagtactgccatgagctcagtaggtggccttgggtaagccactcctttcagccccagcggCCCAGCTTTGTAGTGcagataataatactaacttgttcatcactctggatgacgcactaatctgtccagaagagtggtatataagtgcagttgttgatgatgatgagcaccagggtaggaagtgacttgtctggaacacagttagccttttatatagtaggaaagCTTTGCCTGCCAATTTTCTATGTGCAAAGCTGCCAttccctgtcctggatagcccaggataccttagtcagatctcagaaactaagcaggatagGCTCAGGTTAGTGCTTGAATGggaaatagggttcccaggtacctACTAGTTTGCCCCATCTCCATCATTCGTTGGTGATctgcgggaggtggcaagccacccaGTGATCACCTGCCACCCACGGGCAACCCAGACAAGCATGCAGCGCATGCACTTCTGGCAGGGTGTAACAGTGATgcgacttctggaagtgacgccattgtgctggctgtgggagtgcaTCCGTGCTTCGCATggagctgattttggccccaaacaatgCGGGAAGCACGGGAGCATccccacagccagcacaatgatgtcagttccagaagcGATATTGTCATCACACCCTGCTGGGAGCATGAGCCCAAAGTAAAGAACACCAGGGCATACCACCACCCACCCATAGTAACCATAATGggaaaccatcaaggaagtccgaggttgctgtgcagagacaagcaatggcaaaccacctctgctcatctcttgccttgaaaatgccaTGAGTTGTCGACATAattcagctacaacttgatggcacctttCACACACAGGGCTGCTATTAAAGATACAAGAACAAggcaataaaacacacacatatgtaggcttgccaggtatccccttggctgattgctgatgCTGTCCACTGCTATTTCAAGAGGCGGCAAGAGAAAATTAAAAATGCTGCCGGCATCTATGCcggtaaatccagggctttttttcagggggaacgcgggggaacggagttccggaacctcttgaaaatggtcacatggccggtggccccgccccctgatttccagacagaggggagtttagattgccatctaaactcccctctgtctggagatcagggggcggggccaccggccatgtgaccattttctccgagagccacccactgagttccaccacctcttttcccagaaaaaagccctgggtacaccacttccagaaacaacccagaagtgacaacggGTGGCTCTAGGAGTTGCAGAACCCCCACCATGCCACCCCCCCCAAACCTCCTGCTATTTGCCCGGCTTAGTTTGGCACCTGTACGTACAAATTATATGCCATGAGCCACATTCTGAAATAATCTATTTCTTTTGGGAAGATTTGTTGCCTTGTGGCcttctgggttttaaaaaaaacatatctaTAGACTTACTTATTTTAAGCTGCCATTTGGCTTGCTTAACGCCTCCGAGGGCACTGAACAGTACAACAAGAAGATTATTTACATAAAAGCACAAAACAGAGCAGGTTAAAGCATCAACCACATAATCCCAAAAAGTTTCTGAAAAGAAATATGGTTTCCCCTTCTTCCTCGCAGTCTGAAGGGACCAGTGGACTTCTTAGAAAGGGATTCCACAGAAAATGTGGAGTTGAAATTCAATTTAACTTAATTGAAATTGAAATTTCAATTACTCTATTGAAATTATGaagcaaagaaaagagaaagaggcctTCTACAGTCCTTCATAACAACTTGCCTATACTCAGAGTTATAAATAAAACCTGGTTTGGAACTGCTGTTTCTCTAGACAATACATTTCCGCACAGGCATGCACTGGTTATAACGTGCTCCCCGCAGAGACACATCGgctgaggggaactgcttcatttttaaagaagaaagcacaaaggagctcagaatggcacCACAGGgtgaggaaaggctcctgccctcccccaatgCTGTTTTCTCACATGAAAAATGTGTGTGAggggagttatttcactgattttgtagctccatgtggagaatctgtgctggtttgtgcaggaaaatggctttgggggaggcaggagcgCTCCCTCTCCTTGAGGCCCTGTTCTGAGCTCATTTGAGCTCTCTTTTTGAAAATGAAGCAGTTCCCCTCGGCTGACATGCATCTGCAGGGAGCatgttaaaaccagtgcatgccaTTGCAGAAATGTGTAATCTAGAGAGACCCTCGGATTCTTGTACCCTGGAACTATAATAAAACATGGAATAGTCAACTGATCAGTGAATTAGTTTGTGGCAACCTTCTGGAAAGGGGCTGTAACTCATCattggtttgcatgcagaaggccccaggttcagtctccatcAAAGACTCGGGTAGCAGGCTAGGGCTGCCTggtatctcagagccaagctacaagtgacgcctgacacaggttggacacttgtccgcttccctcaagttttgatggggaatgatGGGACACCCACAGCCGAGAGAGGCTGGTAGGGTTAAGAGACAGCAAGCAGCAGCATGCACCTTGAATGGATAATGGCAAAGAGAGTGCTGAGAGTTTTTAGGTGGGGAAGCGCTGAAAGTGGGTTGGCTGCTTTGGTTGCTCCCTGGGGATATAGTGCCTGTTTTCTGGAGTCTACTTGCCTTTCACTATATGGCTTCTGTGTTTGTAAAATATCAAATAGTGacacattatttaaaaaatggcaccATGACTCTACAGTGCTTCCTCAAACTAAACCTGTGTCTCCGAGCTTTTTGctgcttggggaagggagggaagctaACAACTGAACAAAAAAGGCAGTTTAACAGTTGGGAGGggaatttggggagtggagcattGCCTTACTCAGCTGCATTGTGCTGACACTGGAACTCTTGTGCTAATCCTATaaggcacacacacaaatactaaaattcaacaaattaaaaagaaatggctgtgcgggggtggggggagcaatttTGAAGGGATTTGCTGGCCGCGTTCAGACTGTGTTTCTTCCAGATGTTAAAGAAAATTTTTCCTTTGCAAATGGATATGGTATCCTTCAGGCAATGCCAGAAAGTTGCTTTCTGTGCCTACGGCTGAGAGAGCTGGGCTCCCTCGGAAAGGGTCTATATCACATGCTTGCTGAACTGGACGACCTGTTGACAGTGAATTGCTAGCAGCTGTCCCAACTCAGATTTCAGACCTCACCATCTCCTTCCTTTCTCCTACACAACAGCCTGCAAGCTTTTGTGACCTTAGTTAATTCCAACCTGTTacagttatttattatttttatcaatCCATATAGCACCATCACTGGTCATGGTGGCGGAAagcgccatcaagtcataactgacttacggtgacccctgctgggatttccaaggcaagagatgaccGTTTGGCCTTTGTAGGAATTACTCGCTGAGAGGGCCAAGGCTCCCAGTTCTTCTGTGTAGGTTTGCCATTTGGGGGCTGCGCCCCGTGCCTGCATCTCTTGCCACCCCAGCATCTGAGACTGCGTACTGTATTTGtgcagcagtgtgtgtggggggggaggggggcagaaatttgccaacagaccaccctcttttctttggcagccattttaaaatAGTGTATCTGTATATTGGAAGTTTATGTGGTGCGGAGAACAGCTACTGGCATTTCAGAATTTgaaagcatttattttaaaatgaagaatGTTCACATGTGTACCCACTAGCATCACAATAGATTGAGCAAGAGATCCCAAAAGAAAGGTGTAAACACACTATGTGATGGTacagaatgccatcaagtcataactgatttatggtgacacCCACCACCCCACCGCCCCCAGTGAGGTTTTcagagcaagagactaacagaggtggtttgccattgcctgccactgcaaccctggtctttgttagtctcccatccaattactaaccaaggccgaccctgcttagcttctgagatctgacaagatcaggctcacctgggctatccaggtcaggatatgtGCCCTAGCTGTTGTTGTTTTGAGGCAGGCTCTTTAACTTAAAAGGGCTACAGCTCACTGAGAACTTCCTACTACTTGTAGTCCTGGTTCAGGCCTGCCGCCCTTCACCTGGCCCattaatagattaaaaacatttacagttaatcTTGCTGTTGAATTTCTAGTTGATTGCAGTTAATATTGCAGTTGAAATTCAATAGTAATATCTCTGTCCAAATGGACATCTTTGTTTATGCTTTGTCTGAAATAAAAAATGGCATCTCTGTTGCATATAAATGCCGTAGAAGAAGCAAATACATTAGGAACACCAGCTATGGAAAAGTAGATGAAACAGAAAactcaagaaaaacaaaaaatgaaatatCTGACCATGTTTAATTTAGACAGAGGACGGAAGGCAGCTGTGGCTGTATCCTTGGTATCCAATCAGAGGCAGAAAGCAAGTAGTGGCTCCTGCTTTCTATTCTTGTTTCCAATTAGCCACTAACCAGGAACGTGAACAGGTGGCAgtgacagggccggatctagggttgctggcgcccagggcaacccaagtccggctttCTCTCCTGTGCATGCGTAGCACATacactcccggcgctgcgtgatgatgtcacttctgtgctgcctgtgcggcaagccggccaccccggTGCACggtgtgccgcggagctggcgggggcagcgcaggtggctgagcggagggctgggaggccacctgcaccatttgcctgccccattGACatggcggccggcttgccgcgcgttccctgtcctcccagccctgcgttcagccacctgcactgcccctGCCAGCTCCAGCATGCTCccgggggctggcagctgcgcccagtgccccctctttggcagcggtgggggcagactatccccctgcccccaccccccatcgatccggccctgggcaGTGAAGCGTCAGCTGCTGCCACCCAAAGGGAGAGGACAAGCAAGTGAATGGAAGCTTCCTTGGTCCAGAAAATGATGGACAGGTTTTTCATGGGATTGGCTGCTGGGAATATATTTTCCTCCATATTGAAATACCTCAAACTCCCAGTTCGTTTCTAAGCACAGGTCAAAGAGTTAATGTTGAGGTATAAAAGCCGTAAGCAATCTGGAACTGGGGTGTCTTAGAGACTGCTTGCTATCGTATTACTGCAAAAGGGCAACCCCATTAGTCTATTACAGTAAAGTCAAACAGAAGTTCAATGAcaacttaaaagaccaacaacatttatttctATATGAGTTTTTGCATTTCACTTCCTCAGATATGTGGAGGGAAAGCAAACTAAGAATTCTACCTCAGGAGAACACTACAAAGGGAGTTGTTGGGTGTGAATTCCATGAGTATTTCATTTGTAAATTCTCTATGTAAGTGGCTAGAACAGGATTAGCAGTTACAAACGGACAAGCAAGGCGATGAAGTTTACTCAGGGAGAAGGTTAAGTGAAAATTAATTGATACTGGTAACAAGGCTATGATAGCATAAAACATGGTAAGAACAGCCCACTGAAATTCCTAAAAAGTGGATCATGTAGAGCAATTAGACACTGTAATAAGGAAACAacttccatatgaacctgcctgtcAGTGAACTGCTAGATCAGAGGCCCGTCTCTGAATGTTACACCCTCTCTGGCCTTCAGAgctgagtagagttgccaggccaagcctggctCCTGGGGGAGGTTTGGGTGCAGAGACATCAGGACCACCCACAATGAAGGGAAAATTTCTTGGGGGGGGACTCTCCAAGTgtacagaaaaatatgacttcaTAAATGAACCAAAAGGCAGGGAATAGGCTTAAGGAAGACTGAGTAAACTTCAGGATGCAAAAAAATATGTTGAGGCAATTTTcactcaaaggaaaaaaaatggcagGGGAGATTAATCTGTTCAAATCTCTGACTGCATATATAGACTCCTCACAGGGAATTTGGGATTGTGCGTCTTACTGGAAGGGATTCCAAATAGTTTTTCTTCCCCATTCAATTTCTTGTGAACAGACTCTTGGCATCTAGTCTGTAAGtgacagctttttttaaaaaaaaacctctttagtTTGGCCTTTTAATGgtgggtttttgttttcatttggatAACCTTTTTCCTGGTTTTAGATTAGTAGACTACATTGAGTGTTAATTTTTTAGTGGAAAAGCAGAGCAGAGAGGTGATAGTAGGGATctgataaatacaataaatatttttaaagcttttctAGGAGATGAACTCACTGAACATTCACTTGAGCCCAACAGTATTGAAGGTCAAATCCTTTCACGCCAGTTCTGCCCATACTTCTCAGAACTGAGCTCCACTTTTTTTCCTGAATTATAATTGGGGTTGCAATTCAGTCTTGCATGGAAGCATGTGTTTAGAATGAGCAAGAGTAAGAATTAGGTCAACCCCGCTGTTCCTGAATGAGTCGCTGACTGGAAAGAGGCAAGCCCAgaacagtgactcatgcagagatgcaaagAGCAGCTTCTTCTGGACTGAGGAGGAAGTAATGTTGCTGTGTTTCTGTAGTGTAGGACTTAATGGCACTACTCACCCCAAACAGAAGCAGGTTTGAATGTGATAGACAACCATTCAGAGACACAACAGCTAGTCTCCTCAGTTGGCTAGTATTGGGGCTCACAGGAACCTGGAATTAATTAATTAGTTTAGGTCTCAACACGGCCTAACAGACCAGTTGCTACCAGGGCCACAAGCAAGTTACACCCTTCACCTACTGGGgccaagctgctgctgctgagggagCAATGtggaccctggagaaaatgccagtCCCCTCCCATGCCACTGATGGCTGAGAATGCTCTGAGCCCATGCAGTGCACTGTCACTCGCCTCATTGTGGCACCCCAAGCAGTTGCTAGAGTGGGTTGGCCAGAGAACCAGCCCTTCACTAGTGCTCAAGCcaggatttccccccctttcttgctggtgggagaaaaatgggagggagggttaaccatagagttttcggCAATGCCTAGAGTAGTCCTCCGCAACAtcatgccatcacttctggattaCACACTAGTAACATTGCACAACTGCATGACCAAAATCATTTTGGTGTATCTTGGCAAACACAGTTCAGGGATCATTTAGTTTTGCAGTACATTttatgtgtgtggggtggtggtggtggttctttctgtgttaaataaaataagcatTCTCTTTTTCTCAAAATTACTTTAACTCTTTTGAAAGGACCAAAGATTCTCCATAAACTTGGGAAAGCCTTTCAAGATCCTCCTGATCTCACCTCACTTACATTCGTTCCTTATTGTCTCACTCTCCTTTGTGCCATTACTTGGTTCCCCTGTCCTTCTCTTCCTTGTTTGGTTTCCATTAACCTTCCCTTGAGTAGAAAGGAAACGTGCGTTGTCAGATACTATTCTTCCTTAACAGTCTTACTTTCTGCTAGCTCAGTGGCTTTGGTCTCTGAGGCCATGCTGTAACATAGAGCTAATTCAGATACACAGAAAGCACTGCAGGTGGAAAACCCATAGATTGGAGTGCTTCCCCCTCCTCCGCATAGCTGCTGTATATGGAAGCCTAATATACATCATCTTTCCCAAAAAGAAATCTTTCTTTTCTGCCCCGGAGCTGTTCTCTGGTTACTGTCCCACACCACCAAATATAATAagacagtttgtgtgtgtgtgtgtgtgtttgtgtgttcaaACTCAAGTAGACAGCTTGGTTGAAAGAGGATAAAAGACTATTTTGAGtcctgtggttcagtggtagcaTTTTAAGATTTTTATCAGAGAATGACAGTAAGGAAGTTAAAACAAGCAGGAGTTTCGCATTTTAAGGAtgaacacatttttattctagtTTAAGCTTTTACggactagagcccactttatcagatgcatgagaTGGCCATATCCTGACAGATGGATATCATATATCCAATTCCAAACTGGGCCATGGACTATAATTAATAGGTTCACAGACATTATGAaagtcccaagtttgcagaacaatctgaaatcttaaaaaacaaagaaaaaattgcAGCGCCTCAAAAGAATAGgaacagtgcctgtagctttaagaaaagaatgcccactaagctctcagtggccatttttgaggttgctaggcaaccacaacaatattgctgaaCATTCTAAGCCTTGGTTTTTGTAAAGCAAAGCCATGCAGAGAGCAGGGTTGGATTTGGAGACCAAAAGAGGCCTGGAAAGGATCCCATGAGATAGCCCCTcgagtccttgtgggtcccctgcttgtataCTCACATATATACATCTGTGTATAAACACAAATGAACACATATGAACAAAATCTGTAAGCAGCAGGGTCATTGGGCCGTGAAATACATGATATACATGAAACGAAATTCCACATGTGCTGGGGGTGCTTTAATCCAAGCATATTTTTtatccttctccctccctcactgACCAGTGCTTTCCCAAATGACATTCCTAGTCAGCTATTTGTGATAAAGCAGAATGAGCCAATACAGCCCCTTTAGTATCCTTTTGATTGTCTGGTTGTTGGTTTCAGTTCTCCTCATTTTCGCTGCTGTCACCGATGATTCTTCCACAACATTC includes:
- the BMP3 gene encoding bone morphogenetic protein 3, whose product is MAASPRALLPPLLLLCLGLGCRSLLAAGRERAGGLGRSSGGPGGGRSRAAGGGDADPADVVSAHMRRLYDSYSRRPDEAAGAPQQLLHLREGNTVRGFRALPAGIPGNKEVHVFNLTSLTKSENILSALLHYYVGDLQNSSVNCPRLKGCFHHGPRKPDVQINLSLLSFPSSGNQSRTLGRYSINISTAYRDVLSWQWKNITHVLSKAKQNNELLIGVKMASLGHHSWKRMHPTYEPYILVYANDSAISEPESVVSSLQGHWTPLPGGFSKFDSHSKAGLGERREKRSTGILLPLQNNELPGAEYQYSENEGWEERKHYKTLQPRLAERTKNKKKQRKNNNQKSQTLQFDEQTLKKARRKQWNEPRYCARRYLKVDFADIGWNEWIISPKSFDAYYCSGECQFPIPKALKPSNHATIQSIVRAVGVVSGIPEPCCVPDKMSSLSILFFDENKNVVLKVYPNMTVESCACR